The Breoghania sp. genome has a segment encoding these proteins:
- a CDS encoding TonB-dependent siderophore receptor yields MLAPIIVQAEGADESTYVAKTSRAATKTATSLLETPQAISVVTKTELEARNVQSVGEAVRYNSGVLGDYWGGADLRYDKTLIRGFDAAQYLNGLKLSEGHFAGLGRPEPYGLQRVEVLKGPSSVLYGQNAPGGLVNLVSKKPTAETIREINVSLGSSDRRQGSFDFGGAIDAEGEFQYRLVGLARDSATQTDYGKNNRQYIAPSFSWEPSSDTKFTILGSYLREDLGNQVNVLPPIGTLTHAPFGRIPTSFYTGEPSFDKFIRTSKSIGYEFQHRFDDVWTFRQNFRHDRQDADYRYVSYSGAPLVGTTMRRKRSFVDQNVSSFAVDNQAEAEFSIGRVDHDVMIGLDYRYIDSSFRFGTAAASSLDVANPVYGTSVQVPPTTRSEQTDQRQTGFYIQDQMRLDKWAFTLSGRYDMVDSSTSNRLKNTVVDQDDEKFTWRAGLVYLADNGLAPYASYSTSFEPTPGSDFGGTAFEPTTGEQYEIGVKYQPIGFDSFVTLSAYDLTQKNVTTSDPDNPGFDVQTGETRVRGIELEGVAVLNDSLSLKASYTYMDGKVTESNDYEGNVPAQIPHHVASLWVDYAFADGPLEGLGIGAGVRYVDERFGDMANKMELPSITLVDATLRYDLEKLAPELEGVNFRVNASNLFDKTYVGQCASTRYCQYGARRTVTASIGYKW; encoded by the coding sequence ATGCTTGCACCCATTATCGTGCAGGCTGAGGGCGCGGATGAGAGCACCTACGTCGCCAAGACGTCGCGCGCCGCGACCAAAACCGCGACTTCACTGCTCGAGACACCGCAGGCCATTTCAGTTGTCACGAAGACAGAGCTTGAGGCACGCAATGTGCAGTCAGTTGGGGAGGCCGTCCGCTACAACTCTGGCGTACTCGGCGACTATTGGGGTGGCGCCGACCTTCGATACGACAAGACATTGATCCGAGGATTTGATGCCGCTCAATATCTCAATGGGCTCAAGCTGAGCGAAGGCCACTTCGCGGGCCTGGGACGGCCGGAACCTTACGGCCTGCAGCGTGTCGAAGTGCTGAAGGGGCCGTCTTCGGTGCTGTACGGCCAAAACGCCCCGGGCGGCCTCGTAAACCTGGTCAGTAAGAAACCGACCGCGGAGACCATCCGCGAAATCAACGTCTCGCTTGGCAGTTCCGATCGTCGCCAAGGCTCGTTCGACTTCGGGGGAGCAATCGATGCGGAAGGCGAGTTCCAGTACCGCCTCGTCGGCCTGGCTCGCGACAGCGCCACGCAGACCGACTACGGCAAGAACAATCGCCAGTACATTGCGCCGTCCTTCAGCTGGGAACCCTCCTCCGACACAAAGTTCACGATACTCGGGAGCTATCTTCGTGAGGATCTCGGCAACCAAGTCAACGTGTTGCCGCCCATCGGGACACTTACTCACGCCCCCTTCGGACGAATACCCACCAGTTTCTACACGGGCGAACCGTCGTTCGACAAATTCATCCGCACGTCGAAGTCGATCGGGTACGAATTTCAACATCGCTTCGACGACGTCTGGACGTTCCGGCAGAACTTCCGCCATGACAGGCAGGATGCGGATTACCGCTACGTGAGTTATTCTGGCGCTCCCCTCGTGGGAACGACGATGCGGCGCAAACGGTCATTCGTCGATCAGAACGTCAGTTCGTTCGCTGTCGACAATCAGGCGGAGGCGGAGTTCTCGATAGGGCGAGTCGATCACGACGTCATGATCGGCCTAGATTACCGGTACATCGATTCCTCGTTCCGGTTCGGCACAGCGGCCGCATCCAGCCTGGACGTCGCAAACCCGGTATATGGCACCTCGGTCCAGGTACCGCCGACCACCCGCAGCGAACAGACCGACCAGCGTCAAACCGGCTTTTACATCCAAGACCAGATGCGGCTGGACAAATGGGCCTTCACGCTCAGCGGTCGTTACGACATGGTCGACAGCTCGACCTCGAACCGGTTGAAGAACACAGTCGTCGACCAGGATGATGAGAAATTCACATGGCGGGCCGGCTTGGTCTATCTCGCAGACAACGGATTGGCTCCATACGCCAGCTATTCGACCTCATTCGAGCCCACGCCCGGCAGTGATTTCGGCGGAACCGCGTTCGAGCCGACAACCGGCGAGCAATACGAAATCGGCGTCAAGTATCAGCCGATTGGATTCGACAGCTTCGTCACCTTGTCTGCCTATGACCTCACCCAGAAGAACGTGACGACGAGCGATCCCGATAATCCCGGCTTCGATGTCCAGACAGGCGAAACCAGAGTCCGGGGTATCGAGCTGGAAGGCGTGGCTGTTCTCAACGACAGCTTGAGCCTGAAAGCCAGCTACACGTACATGGACGGTAAGGTCACTGAAAGCAACGACTACGAGGGGAACGTCCCGGCCCAGATACCGCATCACGTCGCCAGCCTGTGGGTCGACTACGCTTTTGCGGACGGCCCTCTGGAGGGCTTGGGAATCGGCGCCGGTGTGCGTTACGTCGATGAGCGCTTCGGCGACATGGCCAACAAGATGGAGCTACCATCGATCACATTGGTCGATGCCACATTGCGTTATGATCTTGAAAAGCTTGCCCCCGAGCTCGAAGGCGTGAACTTCCGCGTCAATGCGAGCAACCTGTTTGACAAAACCTATGTTGGTCAGTGTGCCAGCACCAGATACTGCCAATACGGCGCACGACGCACCGTCACGGCTTCGATCGGATATAAATGGTAA
- a CDS encoding ABC transporter substrate-binding protein — protein MSGINAITRRGFVAGSVALALPALARAQSGIVVRDLLGREIRLAKPAARVVLGQGRFLSMIGMVHPDPIALLAGWADDLNTTFPNEAEAWSSRFPSLKSLPVIGRRVGSDYAIEKLLMLQPDLVLISRFNAGPVESDGNTSFIRRLTQAGLKVAVVDFAQDPLKDTVPSLRILSQLLGQEARGEDTVSFYRTTLKRIIGSLGDPTAASTDLVFHSHAGVMPCCASIGRGSFADLAALVRGHSIAADVLPRAVGPINLEYMLTRQPDVYVATGGLKGDASRGISIGANVSETQARESLTRVVSDPGIAELNAVRSKRAYALWHGLNETPLHLVALEALAGWLNPGIKDAFDAPKTLAAFRKRFPLLPQDGVYTVALDPSV, from the coding sequence ATGAGTGGCATCAATGCAATAACGCGCCGTGGTTTCGTCGCAGGCTCGGTCGCGCTGGCTCTTCCCGCTCTGGCCCGAGCGCAATCCGGTATTGTTGTTCGTGATCTTCTGGGCCGGGAGATCAGGCTTGCAAAGCCGGCCGCCCGCGTTGTGCTGGGTCAAGGGCGCTTTCTCAGCATGATCGGGATGGTCCATCCGGACCCGATCGCACTTCTTGCAGGCTGGGCCGACGATCTGAACACGACATTTCCAAACGAAGCCGAGGCATGGAGCAGCCGGTTTCCGTCACTCAAGTCACTGCCTGTAATCGGCAGGAGAGTGGGAAGCGACTATGCGATCGAAAAGCTGCTCATGCTGCAGCCCGATCTTGTGCTGATTAGCCGCTTCAATGCCGGTCCGGTCGAAAGCGACGGAAACACGTCATTCATCCGCCGGCTGACTCAGGCGGGACTTAAAGTCGCTGTCGTAGACTTTGCTCAGGATCCTCTGAAGGACACTGTTCCGAGCCTTCGAATCCTCAGCCAGTTGCTTGGACAGGAGGCTCGTGGCGAAGACACGGTTTCATTCTATCGAACGACTCTGAAGCGGATCATCGGGTCGCTCGGCGATCCGACTGCTGCTTCCACCGATCTTGTCTTTCACAGTCACGCAGGGGTGATGCCATGCTGCGCGAGCATCGGGCGAGGTAGCTTTGCCGATCTCGCGGCTTTGGTGAGGGGCCACAGCATTGCGGCGGACGTGTTGCCAAGAGCGGTCGGCCCGATCAATCTCGAATATATGCTGACGCGCCAACCGGATGTCTATGTCGCGACTGGTGGGCTGAAAGGTGACGCCTCGCGGGGGATCTCCATCGGTGCGAACGTCAGCGAGACGCAAGCGCGTGAAAGCCTGACTCGAGTCGTCTCGGATCCTGGCATTGCTGAACTGAACGCCGTGCGTAGCAAGCGCGCCTATGCTCTGTGGCACGGTCTTAATGAAACGCCGTTGCATCTGGTTGCACTCGAAGCCTTGGCCGGCTGGCTCAACCCGGGAATCAAAGATGCGTTCGATGCGCCCAAGACGCTGGCCGCCTTCCGAAAGCGTTTCCCGCTGCTTCCGCAGGATGGCGTCTACACCGTTGCCCTCGATCCCTCAGTATAA
- a CDS encoding extracellular solute-binding protein — MTRHKLTIYSTRHREFTQLLADGFHQESGVEVAIEDIKSDASPRLQQEGAGCPADIVLTLDYRRLLKLADAQLTQPVQSATLDKLVPAHLRDPEGRWFAQSMRARLCFVEKSLDVTQFDYDDLADPRWRDKMFIRSADHMFNTALIAAYRAHYGRAKTEVWLEGIAANRPLSKGGDRNAARAIAEGKALIGVSNSYYYGEMRAGVGGPEQKAWGDSVRPILPTFDNGRTPVNITGAAVAAYAPHAEEAGAFLEYLAGDKGQQIYASVGYEYPVSDRVAPDPLIREAGELRADTRPFSAIAEFSDIAETYATTMPWN, encoded by the coding sequence ATGACACGGCACAAGCTTACCATTTACTCCACACGCCACCGAGAATTCACCCAGCTGCTTGCAGACGGCTTCCATCAGGAAAGCGGGGTAGAGGTGGCGATCGAAGATATCAAGTCTGATGCAAGCCCGCGCCTGCAACAGGAAGGGGCGGGGTGTCCTGCTGATATTGTGCTGACGCTCGACTACCGCAGACTTCTGAAACTCGCGGACGCCCAACTTACGCAACCGGTGCAATCCGCCACGCTCGATAAACTGGTGCCGGCGCATTTGCGGGATCCTGAGGGCCGCTGGTTCGCGCAATCCATGCGCGCCCGACTTTGCTTCGTGGAAAAGTCGCTTGATGTGACGCAGTTCGACTATGACGACCTCGCTGACCCCCGCTGGCGCGACAAGATGTTCATCCGGTCGGCTGATCACATGTTCAACACGGCCTTGATTGCCGCCTACCGTGCACATTACGGGAGGGCGAAAACCGAAGTCTGGCTGGAAGGCATCGCGGCCAACAGACCGTTGAGCAAGGGAGGCGACAGGAACGCCGCCCGGGCGATCGCAGAGGGCAAGGCGTTGATCGGCGTCTCCAATTCCTACTATTACGGTGAAATGCGGGCTGGTGTCGGTGGCCCGGAGCAGAAGGCCTGGGGCGATAGCGTGCGGCCGATTTTGCCGACGTTCGACAACGGCCGGACCCCTGTCAACATCACGGGGGCTGCTGTTGCGGCATACGCTCCGCATGCCGAGGAGGCCGGCGCCTTCCTGGAGTACCTTGCCGGAGACAAGGGCCAGCAGATTTATGCAAGCGTGGGCTACGAATATCCTGTCTCTGACAGGGTTGCTCCGGATCCCCTGATCCGTGAGGCCGGCGAACTTCGGGCAGACACGCGGCCGTTCTCGGCTATCGCTGAGTTCAGCGACATAGCTGAGACCTACGCCACCACCATGCCGTGGAACTGA
- a CDS encoding iron ABC transporter permease: protein MAAAGRSLSQGYASFVRYRFLILSLILFLLGVAFVCDVFTGPAALSPGAVIAGLLDPAGLPSPVRYILFDVRLPYAVMAVLVGASLGLAGAEMQTVLNNPLASPFTLGVSAAATLGAALVLVTGFSLTWVPQEALLPASSFLFAAMAALVIHLLAKTQSNGADSVVLFGIALVFAINSLVALLQFLADADTLQQIVFWGMGSLGRSTWPKIVTVVAVLIVAIPLSVRDVWKLTALRAGEAQAESLGIDTKRLRLTVMLRASLLAAVAVCFVGTIGFVGLVGPHIARLLLGEDHRFFLPGAALAGALILSLASIASKMIIPGMIIPLGIVTSIVGGPFFLSLLIAKERRA, encoded by the coding sequence ATGGCTGCCGCCGGTCGCTCACTCTCGCAAGGCTATGCGAGTTTCGTCCGATACAGATTTCTGATCCTCAGCCTTATTCTATTCTTGTTGGGTGTCGCGTTCGTTTGCGATGTGTTCACGGGGCCGGCCGCCTTGTCACCGGGCGCTGTGATCGCAGGGCTGCTGGATCCTGCCGGCTTGCCGAGTCCGGTGCGCTATATCCTGTTCGATGTTCGGCTGCCCTACGCGGTGATGGCGGTTCTCGTCGGGGCCTCACTTGGATTGGCGGGTGCGGAAATGCAGACGGTTCTCAACAATCCGCTCGCCAGCCCGTTTACGCTTGGCGTGTCCGCCGCGGCGACCCTTGGGGCGGCATTGGTCCTGGTGACGGGCTTTTCTCTGACCTGGGTTCCGCAAGAAGCCTTGTTGCCGGCAAGCTCTTTCCTGTTTGCTGCAATGGCCGCGCTCGTGATCCACCTGCTTGCGAAAACGCAATCCAATGGGGCCGACAGCGTCGTTCTGTTCGGAATAGCCCTGGTCTTCGCGATCAACTCGCTTGTGGCCCTTCTGCAGTTTCTGGCGGATGCGGACACCCTTCAGCAGATCGTTTTCTGGGGGATGGGCAGCCTGGGGCGGTCAACCTGGCCGAAGATTGTAACCGTCGTCGCCGTTTTGATCGTGGCCATCCCCCTGTCGGTGCGGGATGTCTGGAAGCTGACCGCACTTCGCGCCGGCGAGGCGCAGGCTGAAAGCCTTGGTATCGATACGAAACGGCTTCGGCTGACGGTGATGTTGCGCGCCAGCCTTCTTGCGGCGGTTGCCGTCTGTTTCGTCGGGACCATAGGGTTCGTTGGCTTGGTAGGACCGCATATTGCGCGACTGCTTTTGGGGGAAGACCACCGCTTCTTTCTGCCGGGCGCCGCACTCGCAGGAGCGTTGATTCTCTCGCTGGCGTCGATCGCGTCCAAAATGATCATTCCAGGGATGATCATACCGCTTGGGATCGTCACCTCAATCGTGGGGGGTCCATTTTTCCTCTCCCTGCTCATCGCCAAGGAGCGACGTGCATGA
- a CDS encoding ABC transporter ATP-binding protein, which produces MVEDLSLSSVAPGSMLGLLGPNASGKSTLLRAIAGLGASSGRVELNGVDLKTVDSRKRVEMIGYLPQSLPPASPLVAYEAVMAACRAVRALDTRTAEQVVENAFAGLGINHLALERMSRLSGGQRQMVGLAQVVVRTPELLLLDEPTSALDLKWQLAVINTVREILRKTGAIAMIAIHDINLAIRTCDQLAVISEGSLIAFGPTESVISPTVITRAYGVSARVEHCSEGIPFVLVDHATP; this is translated from the coding sequence GTGGTGGAAGACCTTTCGCTTTCATCGGTCGCACCGGGATCAATGCTGGGCCTTCTCGGACCCAACGCCTCAGGCAAATCGACGCTTTTGCGCGCTATTGCGGGCCTCGGTGCCAGTTCCGGCCGCGTCGAGCTGAACGGCGTGGATCTCAAGACCGTCGACAGCAGGAAGCGTGTCGAGATGATCGGTTATCTGCCCCAATCCTTGCCACCGGCCAGCCCTCTCGTTGCTTACGAAGCGGTGATGGCTGCCTGTCGTGCAGTACGGGCATTGGATACGCGAACCGCAGAGCAGGTTGTCGAAAACGCATTCGCGGGCCTCGGTATCAACCATCTTGCCCTTGAGCGTATGAGCCGCCTGTCAGGGGGGCAACGTCAGATGGTGGGCCTTGCACAGGTGGTCGTTCGGACTCCCGAGCTTTTGCTGCTTGACGAGCCGACCAGCGCTCTGGACTTGAAATGGCAGCTCGCGGTGATCAACACGGTGAGAGAGATCCTGCGCAAGACCGGCGCCATCGCAATGATCGCCATCCACGATATCAACCTTGCGATCCGGACCTGCGACCAGCTCGCGGTGATTTCAGAAGGCTCGTTGATTGCTTTCGGCCCCACTGAAAGCGTCATATCTCCGACGGTGATCACCCGCGCGTATGGGGTCTCAGCGCGCGTGGAGCACTGCTCCGAGGGCATCCCCTTTGTTCTGGTTGATCACGCAACGCCCTAG
- a CDS encoding CopD family protein, whose amino-acid sequence MVNILRGLFPLVSAALLLVVFGSVSPVAQQAHAHAALTSTEPADAAILKTAPKRFLLQFNEPVAPLVLRLVAPSGASTELKRSTLRDTTLDIEAPANLAEGTHVLSWRVVSQDGHPIGGSLIFSIGTPSAGAVGSQTAPDWSVRIGYLLARAMLYVGLFLGIGGLAATSFLFAAGTQPARLYTRLLVLGATGGVVSLGFQGLDALGAPLTQIVSPAPWLAALSTSLAPAVGVGLAALALAALARSPTCTAIAKGTLARLLITAAAVVACLSLTLSGHAATADPQALMRLAVFIHAATVLSWIGALPPLGLALRRRDPQALPALDRFSRVIPVALLLLFAAGLFIAWVQVQQPSALWDTAYGRVLLVKLSLVALLLMFAAHNRWRLTQPVLRAQQAPTRRLVRMIAIETMLAVCVLCVVTTWRYTPPPRSLLQLKAPPVSLHIHSEAAMATLSLDPGQVGETSASIELLTGDFAPLMAEEVDLVMACPQAGIEPFRRKAQRQDEAIWTIPELAIPVACNWTVRIEILISDFELRKLKGRIEIDR is encoded by the coding sequence ATGGTCAATATTCTTCGCGGCCTTTTCCCGCTTGTGTCCGCGGCCTTGCTGCTGGTTGTCTTTGGATCCGTCAGCCCTGTTGCGCAGCAGGCGCATGCCCATGCTGCGCTGACCAGCACCGAGCCCGCGGATGCCGCCATTCTGAAGACGGCCCCAAAGCGATTTCTGCTTCAGTTCAACGAACCCGTCGCCCCGCTGGTGCTGCGTCTGGTGGCACCGAGCGGTGCCTCAACGGAGCTTAAGCGCTCCACTTTACGAGATACGACGCTCGACATCGAGGCGCCGGCCAATCTCGCCGAGGGCACACATGTCCTGTCCTGGCGTGTCGTTTCACAGGACGGCCATCCCATTGGTGGCTCGTTGATCTTCTCCATCGGCACCCCCAGTGCGGGCGCTGTCGGGTCGCAAACAGCGCCGGACTGGTCGGTCCGGATCGGCTATTTGCTCGCGCGCGCCATGCTCTATGTCGGGCTCTTTCTCGGCATAGGCGGCCTCGCGGCCACGTCTTTCCTTTTCGCGGCTGGCACTCAACCCGCGCGGCTCTACACCCGCCTGTTGGTACTTGGCGCGACGGGCGGTGTCGTCTCGCTCGGATTTCAGGGCCTCGATGCACTCGGCGCGCCGCTCACCCAGATCGTCTCGCCCGCTCCCTGGCTGGCTGCCTTAAGCACGAGCCTGGCACCCGCCGTCGGCGTTGGGCTTGCGGCCTTAGCTCTGGCCGCCCTTGCTCGATCCCCTACATGCACAGCGATCGCCAAGGGCACGCTCGCGCGCCTCCTGATTACCGCGGCAGCCGTCGTCGCCTGCCTGTCGCTGACGTTGAGCGGCCACGCAGCGACGGCAGACCCCCAGGCGCTGATGCGGCTGGCGGTCTTTATCCATGCAGCGACGGTGCTGTCCTGGATCGGCGCCCTGCCGCCGCTCGGTCTCGCGCTTCGCAGGCGCGATCCGCAGGCATTGCCTGCGCTCGACCGGTTCTCGCGCGTCATTCCGGTCGCGCTCCTCCTCCTCTTTGCAGCGGGGCTTTTCATCGCCTGGGTTCAAGTGCAACAACCGTCCGCGCTGTGGGACACGGCCTATGGCCGGGTGCTGCTCGTCAAGCTGAGCCTCGTCGCTCTGCTGCTCATGTTTGCCGCCCATAACCGCTGGCGGCTCACCCAGCCCGTCCTGCGCGCGCAGCAAGCGCCAACACGTCGGCTGGTGCGCATGATCGCAATCGAGACCATGCTCGCTGTCTGCGTACTCTGCGTCGTGACCACATGGCGCTACACGCCGCCACCGCGATCCCTCTTGCAGCTGAAGGCGCCTCCCGTCTCACTCCATATCCATAGCGAGGCGGCGATGGCGACGCTATCGCTCGACCCAGGCCAGGTGGGGGAGACATCCGCATCAATCGAACTGCTCACAGGCGACTTCGCACCGCTCATGGCCGAGGAAGTCGACCTCGTGATGGCCTGCCCGCAGGCCGGGATCGAGCCGTTCCGGCGGAAGGCCCAGCGGCAAGATGAGGCAATCTGGACGATCCCCGAACTGGCGATACCCGTCGCCTGCAATTGGACCGTGCGGATCGAAATCCTGATCTCCGATTTCGAACTCCGGAAGCTCAAGGGCAGGATCGAGATTGACCGCTAG
- a CDS encoding YcnI family protein: protein MSKSLTLAGAMLAFAITSASAHVTLEQSEAPVGSTYKATFRLPHGCSGKTTTAVRIQIPEGFVAVKPMPKPGWTLEKTHGKYEKAYDYYHGAKLTEGVKEVSWSGGNLPDDEYDEFVLRGMLTDGLPAGETFYFPVVQECVDGAVTRWIETPAKGEAEPDHPAPGLKLLEKAHSHH from the coding sequence ATGTCGAAGTCCCTCACTCTCGCCGGCGCCATGTTGGCTTTTGCAATCACCTCCGCCTCCGCCCATGTGACGCTTGAGCAGAGCGAAGCGCCGGTCGGCTCGACCTACAAGGCAACCTTCCGCTTGCCCCATGGCTGCAGCGGCAAGACGACGACCGCCGTACGCATTCAGATCCCGGAAGGCTTCGTCGCGGTCAAGCCGATGCCGAAGCCCGGCTGGACACTGGAAAAGACACACGGAAAGTACGAAAAGGCCTACGACTACTATCACGGTGCCAAGCTGACCGAGGGCGTGAAGGAAGTGTCCTGGAGCGGCGGCAATCTGCCCGACGACGAATATGACGAGTTCGTCCTGCGTGGCATGCTGACGGACGGCTTGCCGGCAGGCGAAACCTTCTATTTCCCGGTGGTCCAGGAATGCGTCGACGGCGCCGTCACCCGCTGGATCGAAACGCCGGCGAAGGGTGAGGCCGAGCCGGATCACCCGGCTCCGGGTCTGAAGCTGCTGGAAAAGGCCCACAGCCACCACTGA
- a CDS encoding DUF2946 family protein yields MKQARRIDTMWVAIIAAYMLVVQSLVGAVALGHGPETAALDFFGNPICSSNAGQTAPASDNDRSKIPDCCRGGTCVAGHALPGRIDTVPISFAFPSHIERPPIEATLPIVLSRSYSPAQPRAPPLQT; encoded by the coding sequence GTGAAGCAGGCGCGCAGAATCGACACCATGTGGGTTGCGATCATTGCCGCCTATATGCTTGTCGTGCAGTCGCTTGTGGGTGCTGTTGCACTGGGGCATGGGCCGGAAACGGCAGCTCTCGACTTTTTCGGCAATCCGATCTGCTCCAGCAATGCAGGACAGACTGCCCCCGCATCGGACAACGACCGCTCCAAGATTCCAGACTGCTGTCGCGGCGGCACATGCGTTGCCGGCCATGCATTGCCGGGTCGGATCGACACGGTCCCGATCTCCTTCGCTTTTCCGTCCCATATCGAGCGCCCGCCGATCGAGGCAACACTGCCGATCGTTCTCAGTCGCTCCTATTCTCCAGCGCAACCGCGCGCGCCACCTCTCCAGACCTGA
- a CDS encoding PhoX family phosphatase produces the protein MQHSDKTSLTADEWDELNFPRPEENEFDRVVERALSRRGFLQGVLVLGSGAAAMSGGLLGSSALKAAESVSSRFPFLPIAAQTDGTVHVPEGYAWKALARWGDPLFSDADDYDIAEGGQVAKSDRIFGENTDGMETFVYHGHQLIAINHEYVNPGVNLPVAQKGVPANADDVAKLKNLQGVTVMEIAEADNGWHVVKDSPFNRRITHNTPMKIVGPAAGHDLMKTAADATGSASLGTMNNCGSGKTPWGTYLTCEENFNGYFGATAQTPLPEDVKDGYKRYGINAEGAGYDYHKWDECFDTSKNPNEPHRFGWVVEIDPTDPKSTPVKHTGLGRFKHENAEVVLAADGRVVVYMGDDERGEYLYKFVSDGTYVPGGSTDGLLDDGTLFAARFNEDGTGEWLALTPETTGMGKAEMLIFARKAASAVGATTMDRPEWISANPFAVEAYCCLTNNKNRGLKTNAGGDETPVGGPNPREANKYGQIVRWRPHDDDHAGNTFDWDLYVMAGNPTVHQDAYAGSENVTSGNMFNSPDGMAFDQNGLVWIQTDGADSNEGDFAGQGNNQMLVGDPVTGEIARFLTGPKGSEVTGLCWSADRRTMFVGIQHPGGDWPDGNGALPRSTIIAITRNDGHLIG, from the coding sequence ATGCAGCATTCGGACAAGACATCCCTTACCGCGGATGAATGGGACGAACTGAATTTCCCGAGGCCGGAAGAAAATGAGTTCGACCGGGTGGTTGAACGTGCCCTTTCGCGCCGTGGCTTTCTTCAAGGTGTGCTGGTGCTGGGCTCAGGGGCCGCCGCCATGAGCGGCGGCCTGCTCGGCTCAAGCGCACTCAAGGCGGCGGAAAGCGTCTCCTCGCGCTTTCCCTTTCTTCCTATCGCGGCGCAGACGGACGGTACGGTCCATGTTCCCGAAGGTTATGCCTGGAAGGCTCTTGCCCGCTGGGGCGACCCGCTGTTTTCGGACGCGGACGACTACGACATCGCCGAAGGCGGGCAGGTCGCGAAATCCGACCGGATCTTCGGTGAAAACACCGATGGCATGGAGACCTTCGTCTATCACGGCCATCAGCTGATCGCGATCAACCATGAATACGTCAATCCCGGGGTCAACCTGCCGGTTGCGCAGAAGGGCGTGCCGGCGAACGCGGACGACGTAGCCAAGCTGAAGAACCTGCAGGGCGTCACCGTGATGGAAATCGCGGAGGCCGACAACGGCTGGCACGTGGTGAAGGACAGTCCCTTCAACCGCCGCATCACCCACAACACGCCGATGAAGATCGTCGGGCCCGCAGCTGGCCACGACCTCATGAAGACGGCGGCAGATGCCACCGGTTCGGCGTCGCTCGGCACCATGAACAACTGCGGTTCCGGCAAGACGCCGTGGGGCACCTACCTGACCTGCGAGGAAAACTTCAACGGTTATTTCGGTGCCACCGCGCAGACGCCGCTGCCCGAAGACGTCAAGGACGGCTACAAGCGCTACGGCATCAATGCCGAAGGCGCCGGCTACGACTATCATAAGTGGGACGAGTGTTTCGACACATCGAAGAACCCGAACGAGCCGCACCGCTTCGGCTGGGTGGTCGAGATCGATCCGACCGATCCCAAGTCCACGCCGGTCAAGCACACGGGCCTCGGCCGCTTCAAGCACGAAAATGCTGAAGTCGTTCTCGCCGCCGACGGCCGCGTGGTCGTCTACATGGGCGACGACGAGCGCGGCGAGTATCTCTACAAGTTCGTCTCCGATGGCACCTATGTGCCGGGTGGTTCGACGGACGGATTGCTCGACGACGGCACGCTCTTTGCCGCCAGGTTCAACGAGGACGGGACAGGCGAATGGCTGGCGCTGACGCCGGAGACGACCGGTATGGGCAAGGCGGAGATGCTCATCTTCGCGCGCAAGGCCGCGTCTGCGGTCGGCGCGACCACAATGGATCGTCCGGAATGGATTTCGGCAAATCCGTTCGCGGTCGAAGCCTATTGTTGCCTGACCAACAACAAGAACCGCGGCCTCAAGACAAACGCAGGCGGTGACGAGACGCCGGTCGGAGGGCCGAACCCGCGTGAGGCCAACAAGTATGGCCAGATCGTGCGCTGGCGACCGCATGATGACGACCATGCCGGCAACACGTTCGACTGGGATCTCTATGTGATGGCTGGTAACCCGACGGTCCATCAGGATGCCTATGCGGGCTCGGAGAACGTCACCTCCGGCAACATGTTCAACTCGCCGGACGGCATGGCCTTCGACCAGAACGGGCTCGTGTGGATCCAGACCGACGGCGCGGACAGCAACGAGGGCGATTTTGCCGGGCAGGGCAACAACCAGATGCTGGTGGGCGACCCGGTCACTGGCGAGATCGCGCGCTTCCTGACGGGGCCGAAGGGCTCTGAGGTCACCGGGCTTTGCTGGTCGGCCGATCGCCGCACGATGTTCGTCGGCATCCAGCATCCCGGCGGTGACTGGCCGGATGGGAACGGAGCGCTGCCGCGCTCGACCATCATCGCGATCACGCGCAACGACGGTCACCTCATCGGCTGA